The Toxorhynchites rutilus septentrionalis strain SRP chromosome 3, ASM2978413v1, whole genome shotgun sequence genome includes a region encoding these proteins:
- the LOC129773480 gene encoding uncharacterized protein LOC129773480: protein MSRLFDPMGLVGAAIVSAKILLQLMWSKNFDWNQEVPKEFQDWWIQYRSEIQTLAVLKIPRRVMVDNPRVLEFHVFSDASDKAYGCYVYLKSINSMGERKCNLLISKSRVSPLSKQSTPRLELCAAVLAAQLAEFVLDATKINCPVTYWTDSTIVLHWLASSSSSCKVFVSNRIAEIHRLTRDSIWCHVPTTDNPADRVSRGILPSRLIDDDLWWHGPPFLLEDESSWPPNNIALSPLHLQARETEARQIVSMITTITTSLLSELIERHSLLSPLLRKVAWIHRFSHNARAREARNHHRGPLTATEIDIALKTLIKVAQKEYFSLEIDFLRKHQGPARKEMTFKSPLKKLNPFLDSEGLLRIFGRLQNLDAPFDTKYPIILPSKAHLTFLIAKATHFRMLHSGPQLLLATLRHRFWPIRGRDLATKIVRECMVCFRCKPKSICQIMGPLPAVRLTPSRPFVSSGVDYCGPFSVRPPNRRGSSMKIFVAIFICMWSKAVYIDMVYSLTTTAFVNVLIRFLSRHGSVAHIYCDNARTFVGANRVLQEYRREFNAMHCSEKLASHCADNGITFHFNPARSPHFGGLWEASVKTFKYHLYRIMKDSLLIIDDFHTLITQIQGVMNSRPLMPLSSDPADVIALTPALFLVGEPINSLPQPDLCDFPDNRLNSFQAMQKRFQHFWKAWSRDYIGQLQNRQKWPVVHPDVDVGTLVLLKKESTPPMKWNLGRVEQIFPGKDGHVRVVQVRTAQGTYRRAITEVCPLPIEQPRTQDISATVPADAPPTTH, encoded by the coding sequence ATGTCGCGCCTTTTCGATCCGATGGGGTTAGTCGGAGCAGCTATCGTCAGCGCGAAGATCCTTCTGCAATTAATGTGGTCGAAAAACTTTGACTGGAACCAAGAAGTTCCAAAAGAATTTCAAGATTGGTGGATCCAATATCGGTCCGAGATTCAGACACTCGCTGTTTTAAAAATTCCTCGCCGTGTTATGGTGGATAATCCTCGGGTACTTGAATTTCACGTCTTTTCAGACGCATCCGACAAGGCCTATGGATGTTACGTCTATCTCAAATCTATCAATTCAATGGGCGAACGCAAATGCAATTTACTCATTTCAAAGTCTCGCGTCAGCCCACTCAGCAAACAATCAACTCCTCGGCTCGAGCTTTGTGCCGCTGTGCTCGCTGCGCAACTGGCCGAGTTTGTACTGGACGCCACAAAGATTAATTGCCCAGTAACGTACTGGACGGATTCGACAATAGTACTTCATTGGCTAGCATCGTCATCATCTTCGTGTAAAGTGTTTGTGTCGAATAGAATCGCCGAAATACATCGGCTCACCCGAGATAGTATTTGGTGCCACGTTCCAACCACCGATAACCCTGCTGATCGAGTCTCACGAGGCATTCTCCCATCTCGCTTAATTGATGACGATTTGTGGTGGCATGGACCTCCGTTCCTACTCGAGGATGAGTCAAGCTGGCCGCCGAACAATATAGCGCTCTCGCCGTTACACTTACAGGCTCGAGAAACAGAAGCCAGACAAATAGTGTCCATGATAACCACCATTACAACTTCATTGCTTTCGGAATTGATCGAACGACACTCTCTTCTTTCTCCTCTGCTACGCAAGGTCGCTTGGATTCACCGATTTAGTCACAACGCCCGCGCGAGAGAAGCCCGAAATCACCATCGTGGCCCACTTACTGCCACAGAGATTGATATCGCATTGAAAACTTTGATTAAAGTCGCTCAAAAGGAATACTTTTCGCtagaaatcgattttctaaGGAAACATCAAGGTCCTGCACGAAAGGAAATGACATTTAAATCGCCGTTGAAAAAGCTTAATCCTTTCCTCGATTCAGAAGGTTTGCTGAGGATATTTGGACGTCTACAAAATCTGGATGCTCCTTTCGATACAAAATATCCCATAATTCTTCCATCGAAAGCGCATCTAACGTTCCTGATTGCGAAGGCGACCCACTTTAGAATGCTGCATAGCGGACCTCAACTACTACTGGCCACCTTGAGACATCGTTTTTGGCCAATCAGGGGACGAGACCTCGCTACGAAGATCGTCAGAGAGTGCATGGTTTGTTTTCGATGTAAACCCAAAAGCATCTGCCAGATCATGGGACCACTACCAGCTGTTCGTCTTACGCCTTCGCGTCCGTTCGTTAGTAGTGGCGTCGACTATTGCGGACCGTTTTCTGTTCGTCCACCGAACCGCCGAGGTTCGTCAATGAAAATATTCGTCGcaattttcatttgtatgtggtCGAAAGCAGTGTATATTGACATGGTCTACAGTCTCACGACTACCGCCTTCGTGAATGTTCTTATTCGTTTCTTGTCGCGGCACGGTAGTGTAGCTCATATTTATTGCGATAACGCGCGGACGTTCGTCGGAGCAAACCGCGTGCTCCAGGAATATCGTCGCGAGTTCAACGCGATGCATTGCTCCGAGAAACTCGCTTCGCATTGTGCTGACAATGGAATAACCTTTCATTTCAACCCTGCACGATCACCCCACTTTGGAGGCCTATGGGAGGCCTCCGTCAAGACCTTCAAATATCACCTCTACCGTATAATGAAGGATTCGCTGCTGATCATCGATGACTTCCACACGCTCATCACCCAGATACAAGGAGTGATGAACTCTCGTCCGTTGATGCCCTTGTCCTCCGATCCGGCGGACGTGATTGCCCTAACGCCTGCGCTCTTTCTTGTGGGAGAGCCAATCAATTCGCTCCCGCAACCAGATTTGTGTGACTTTCCTGACAACCGTCTTAACTCATTCCAGGCAATGCAGAAACGTTTCCAGCACTTCTGGAAGGCTTGGTCGCGCGACTACATCGGCCAACTGCAGAACCGCCAGAAATGGCCAGTGGTCCATCCTGATGTCGACGTAGGCACACTCGTTCTGCTGAAGAAGGAGTCAACACCACCCATGAAATGGAACCTTGGACgggtggaacaaattttcccagGAAAAGACGGACACGTGCGTGTGGTCCAGGTCCGGACCGCACAAGGTACTTATCGACGAGCCATTACAGAGGTGTGCCCACTCCCTATCGAGCAGCCTCGCACCCAAGACATCAGCGCTACAGTTCCTGCAGATGCACCACCGACCACCCACTAA
- the LOC129773481 gene encoding uncharacterized protein LOC129773481, producing the protein MTEYISLGHMEQIEPDMSKPHFYLPHHAIQRPESTTTKTRVVFDASCQSSNNLSLNDLCYIGPTVQPPLLSTLLNFRLPKHAITADVEKMYRQVLIHEEDRALQLILWRENPKDQLKTYRLKTVTYGTAPAPYLATRVLNKLAEDEAENYPLGAAKVLSSFYVDDYLSGDDDEQRLIETNNQLINLLRCGGFNL; encoded by the coding sequence ATGACCGAGTACATTTCGTTGGGACACATGGAACAAATTGAACCAGATATGTCGAAACCACACTTTTATCTTCCTCATCATGCTATACAACGTCCCGAGAGCACTACTACAAAGACGAGGGTAGTGTTCGACGCCTCGTGTCAAAGCTCCAACAATCTATCGTTAAACGACCTCTGCTATATTGGACCCACAGTTCAACCACCGCTACTGTCTACACTTCTCAACTTTCGGTTGCCGAAGCACGCAATAACTGCCGACGTGGAGAAGATGTATCGGCAGGTTCTCATCCACGAAGAAGACCGTGCGCTGCAACTGATCTTGTGGAGAGAGAACCCGAAGGATCAACTGAAAACGTATCGTTTGAAAACAGTGACTTATGGCACTGCTCCTGCTCCGTACCTCGCCACCCGCGTGTTGAACAAATTGGCCGAGGATGAAGCCGAAAATTACCCGTTGGGTGCTGCGAAAGTTCTGAGTTCTTTCTATGTGGACGATTATCTTTCGGGAGATGACGATGAGCAACGCCTGATAGAAACAAATAATCAGCTGATAAATCTGCTTCGTTGTGGAGGGTTCAATTTGTGA